In Lytechinus pictus isolate F3 Inbred chromosome 13, Lp3.0, whole genome shotgun sequence, the DNA window aaatgaatagataaaaataaataaatcaataaatgaataaataaatcaatcaatcaatcaccaatcaataaatcaatcaatccatgAATCGgtcaaacaatcaatcaaccaataattaacaatcaaaataattttcactaatTCACTCACAAACTAAAAAGCAGTGGCGTAATAAGCTAAAAAAAATAAGTGGCTAAGTTTAGCGGTTGGAACAAAAGTTAAGAAAAAGATGCGAGGGTGTGAAGCGACCGAACAAAATTcaaccttttaaaaaaaatatctattttttgtatagattttgatataatattaaaatatcgttttttcccctctttctctttccttttctttccttggtcgtgaaacttttttttttttgggggggggggggatggctcCAGTTTAGACCCCGCACGCCAGTGAcactaaaataaataaagtgtTAAATTCAACTGTTTAATACTTCGAATTATAGCGACTAGACTTTGGGGTGCTGAGTCTTAGACATTGGGGTACTAAATAGATTTGTATAGCACAAGCCATATCTACTATATTAGGTCCCAAAGCGCAATCAATTTAATAATATACTTTTTCCAGTAAATGTTAATTTGCAAAATATACCACCTTTAAGAGTGTATGAACTCATTCAACATATCAAACATTATTAATCATCCCATCATTCAATAAGACAACAAAGATCAATTCATCAAATtagatgattttttaaatgttatgaaATCTTACTTTAATAATTTAAAGAGAATCAGCTTCGTACTAAACAATCACAACCATTGAGAATGGAGAAGATTCAATAGAATTTTGTTTGCAATTGCTTCTGTACTCATTTTCTGATTCTTTATGACTGATATTGAGCGCTCTTTctataaatattttaataattcattttcacaagttccttgataaaaaatatttatggaaCCATAATGTTACAAGTTATAATTTAAAGAGAATCAGCTTAAATTTTTACTAAACAATCACAACCATTGAGAAAGGAGAAGATTCaataacattttgttttcaatggcttctgttttcattttctgattttttgtgACATAAAACATTACTTTTAAGGATATTGAGCGCTCTTTctataaatattttaataattcatttaaaaaagttccTTGATAAAAAAAGATTTCGGAACCATAATGTTACAAGTTCATTCAGGGTTCGTGGAACCGGGGGCGGTGGGGGCTTGAACCCCAATTATTTCAGTAAACATATTATCACTTCACTTCTGTAGGATtgaattgttaaaaataataattctacATACTAAATACCATTCAAAGGACTAGACCAgactgaaaatgaaagaaatcacTGATAATCTACTCTTACAATTTCACAACCAAAAGTCATTGTAACTAACACAGAATAGTGGTAATTGCGGCTCGCATGATATAATTCGACTTTTGTAACATTCAATTTGTTTCCACCAATCATCAAATAACACATTCATAACACATAAATAAGCCTACTATTGCACAAGAaaggaaacatcaaatataattatttcctAAATTATCTATATCTGCATTTTGCGGGGAATTTGGAAACTCAGATAGGTATAtatagaaaatatcaaaatatgatcTACAATAAAACGGCCTATACATTCTTCACCTTCATTAATATTGTACCAACAGCATAGGACTCGTGCATTCGCCAGATCCCTCAATCTGTTGCCTATTCTGTGACCAAGAGGTTCATCTTTTTGCAAAACTCACGAGAACTACAAAATTCAATTCTTAGCGTCTAGGTTCATTCCAGATTTGTACGTTTCAAAAATTATCGGAATGACAATTGGGGTGGGGTGAATAAACACAGTTTAACGCAGTTGCCACTAATTATTCATCGTCAATGTTATGTTCTGATTTGTCTGACATAGCAATTCGTGTCTCCAATATCGCCTGCATTGAGGCCGCTGAACATCATTACTATGATTCTGAAGAGCTTGTCGAATTCGGAGCAATGAATTCAGTATCTCTTTGCGCTGGCCTCCTAATCAAAGGTTGAACACGCAAACCGGCCGAAGTTGTCGAATCCATCAGCTGGTTTGACCTCACGGGACATCGCAAGATGCTTCTGAAGGCAACCTTAAAGTCTGGGTGGCGTGTTCCGTAAATGAACGGATTAACGCAGGAGTTGAACAGGAAGATCATCCCGAAGGCAGGGACCAATCTCTCGCCTCCTGGTATGACCAACTGGATGCTGTAGGGTGATATCAAGATGAGAaagacaacgatgatgatgaagaggttCTTCGTGACAGACATCTGCCTCTTGCTGAATGTGCTCTTCCTGGCAAGGCCGCCCAACTGCCCAGAGACCGTGACGATCCTGGTGGTGACCCGGGCCATGCGACGAGAATTAGTACGAACATGGCGCCAGATGCGGAAATAGCTAAAGAAGATGATAAAGAGTGGGACGGGATAGAAGGTTATGGCAAGAATCAAGTTGTAATAGGGTGAAAATGGATGCGTAGTGTTCCAGATGCACATGCTGTACCGCTCATTGAAGCCGAAGAAGCTGTCTGAAACGATGTACGGAACTATGGATGTCGTCACTGGTATCAACCAGAAAATCGTAATGAGGCCAAAGAGAGTTTTGGGGGTCAGGATCTCATGGTAGCGATGGTTCGGCAATGTAATCAGGCAAGCCCGGCTTAGTGCGATGCCACCAAGGGTGTACAGACTACAACCGGTGCTGACCATCAGGATCATACCTTCCCACATGCAGATCCAGTCTGGCAAAGGCCACTCGTCCTCACAGAGCAGTGCCAGGGCTGTCCAGGGAAGGTTCAGGCAGCTTATCAAGTCTGCGATGGCAAGGTTGACGACGAAGGTGTTGGTTTTGTTCCGAAGTTTCTTGCTGATGAACACCGCAAGTATGACCAAAGTGTTCCCGAAGGCACCAGAGATGGAGATCAAGCCGGTGACCGTGGCGTAGATGATTCTCTCCGAGTAGTTCTGGTACACTATGGGTTCATCTGCCTCGGTACAGTTCGCCGTCTCACACATGACGATATCCTCAAGAATATAACTCTCAATCAGAAGATAGCAACTTTCAAAATGAAGCCACGAAAATGATTGATCCTGATATCAGATTTCAATTTACCAAAATATTTGGCCCAAATTTTCGTAAAGATGCAAGGCAATTATTTTCACTCAACGTACGTTATGAATGTTCCACATTATTCGTCATGTTCGTTATTGCTTATTCAAGttattttatgaatgaatgaacattCATGATTATACTCAGTAAATCATTCTTGGAAACTCCTTAAAGattaattatttgttacatcTGTCGAATTGCATGGGGGAAGCACCGCCCTTTGGGTTGATCACATCCACTCCTATATGATAAAAccaccatcaaaatatagataatccAATATTTTGTGCCGCGGAGCTGAAGTAAAGACGAGACGCTCTAAACTTCCAGAAGCTGTAGCCAAACATTCAGTAGAAAAAGAAATTTAACTCCGTTCTATGAAAGAAAAGGCAAGAGGTGCATGAAATATCGAATATCTCAGAGAAATATTGTCCGTATAAGAAGGTAATTATTATCTCATCAATTTCATTCTGAGCTGTAGCTCTTTCAAGATAATAATGCAGTGCGAGTGATGTGTCATGGTGACAATAATTAGAATTTATATTGTTGTTATATATGGTCGATTGGATAGAGATATTAACACTGGGATGTGTTTCATACAGCCCATGACGTCATTCATGAAGATCGCTTAATAGCAGGCTTATAACAATGGGTGTCAATCTTTCCATCTTATTGCCAGATGTTAATCATAAAAGTATCTCAAGAAATTAATGGTTCAGTTGTTGTTTTCTTCCGGTTCACCAGTCACCATTGCTCTATATCACGCATGTAGAAGAAGCCTGgggtaaaaagagaaataacaCATAATTATGAAAGTATTAGGTAAGGAACAATTGTCTAAACTAATGAAAAGCAGAACAGGAGAGAAATTGATTGTCTGTCTTATTCCGTTATGATGATTTAGGTTGTTCCAATCATcgcacatcttttttttttttatctttcatattcttatttcatttatatatgtgtgtgtgtgtgtgtgtgtatttaaaTGATATAGTTACTTGTTCATCTTTTCGTTAGTAAGCTGATGTCTTTCAAAAATGACAAATACTGCAGCTTCCAGAAAGAAGAAATTTCAATTGAAACGCGGTGCTTGGtatcaatgaatttattaaCCCTTTGTCACAGTGAAACTATATAGAGAAACCGACTTCTAACCGACATAGACTAATACGTTGTTTTCAATAACGTACATGTAGCATCTGTCAGTTGGGAGTCAGTTTGGTGCCGATGCGACTATTTATAGCagattgccaattcgtctactgccaactcgtccactcatcaaaTAGTCTACTTTCatgtagtctaatgccattccgtccatcaacatttcgtctaacaaccatttagtccaataccatttgatccaatcattacttcgtctaatcatgcaccatttcgtctcataaccagttggtctgatatccatttcattttcattcagtttgcacaattaacacatAGTCAAATTGGACCAacatggtatatggactaaatggataTTGGAAcaaatggttattagatgaaatggtgataggacgaaatggcagttagaccatgtggatagtgcacgaactgatggtagacctgatgaattggcattagacgaattaaaaaaaccttcagcatataggcctacaaacattttatttatttttattcaaaggaATATTCTTTCGTTTTGATTTATTTGATGCGCTTCCAATATCTCATGCATGGGATCATGTTACGGTTTATTGGTTACTTTGATAAGGCCAATAAATTAATTATCATAAACAGATCTGCAATAGCGTACactcttttttcctttcccaaTTTCCttttataaatgtttattttttatcagatacGACCAATTTGGGCTGATGGTTTATTATATTTATAGCAGCCATCAAGTACAATATATAATTTGCAATTCCAAGCTCCTCTGAACCTGTTTTTTAGGCATTGACTCAATGACTCCTTGAGTTATTTAGTGATTCgtcaaaattataattattattatttttttaattgaattattgaTCGCTTAAATCGATAATGGGCCTTGTCAAATAGATTTATAAATTTATCTGGTGCACGAGA includes these proteins:
- the LOC129274572 gene encoding histamine H2 receptor-like, giving the protein MCETANCTEADEPIVYQNYSERIIYATVTGLISISGAFGNTLVILAVFISKKLRNKTNTFVVNLAIADLISCLNLPWTALALLCEDEWPLPDWICMWEGMILMVSTGCSLYTLGGIALSRACLITLPNHRYHEILTPKTLFGLITIFWLIPVTTSIVPYIVSDSFFGFNERYSMCIWNTTHPFSPYYNLILAITFYPVPLFIIFFSYFRIWRHVRTNSRRMARVTTRIVTVSGQLGGLARKSTFSKRQMSVTKNLFIIIVVFLILISPYSIQLVIPGGERLVPAFGMIFLFNSCVNPFIYGTRHPDFKVAFRSILRCPVRSNQLMDSTTSAGLRVQPLIRRPAQRDTEFIAPNSTSSSES